In Methanobacteriaceae archaeon, the following are encoded in one genomic region:
- a CDS encoding MATE family efflux transporter: MNSKNTRKDVDQRIAMVTGDPKKAIRVLAMPMIISMFLIMAYNLADSIWVSGLGPNALAALGFINPLFFIVIGVGNGLAAGATSLIARCIGAQNKKGADNAAIHSLILTMVVSAVLTTLTLLFLPEILVLMGAGDTLKLAVEYGQIVFAGLVLFIFSSVASGILRAEGDAKRPMYAMAATAILNIVIDPIFIYYFGWGVSGAAWATIVSSTISCILMFYWLLLEGKTYVSFAREDFQPSFKVIKDILMVGLPASAESFVMSVLGVVLNLMLVITGGSEAVAVYTAGWRVVMMAMIIPIGIGTAAITVAGAAYGARKYVNLSTALTYSAKLGVGIAVITGLLSYIFAGNIASIFTYSSVSAFMAPSIAAFLQVMCLFYLTVPLGITASSVFQAMGKGITSLILTVIREVIFISFFAYLFAFSLGFGPQGVWWGIVVGGGLGCAVAYIWATIYINRLKKNY, translated from the coding sequence ATGAATTCAAAAAATACCCGGAAAGATGTGGATCAGCGTATAGCCATGGTCACAGGAGACCCCAAAAAGGCTATCCGAGTACTGGCCATGCCCATGATCATATCCATGTTCCTTATCATGGCCTATAACTTGGCAGATAGTATCTGGGTTTCTGGTCTGGGCCCCAATGCACTGGCTGCTTTAGGTTTCATAAACCCCCTATTTTTCATAGTTATAGGTGTTGGTAACGGACTGGCAGCAGGGGCCACATCTCTAATCGCACGTTGTATAGGTGCTCAGAATAAAAAAGGTGCTGATAATGCAGCTATTCACTCATTAATACTGACCATGGTTGTATCAGCAGTCTTAACCACCTTGACCTTGTTATTTTTACCTGAGATTCTAGTGTTGATGGGTGCTGGTGATACATTAAAATTGGCAGTGGAGTATGGTCAGATCGTGTTTGCAGGTCTGGTTCTCTTTATATTCTCCAGTGTAGCATCAGGCATATTAAGAGCCGAGGGAGATGCAAAAAGACCCATGTACGCCATGGCTGCCACTGCTATTCTAAACATAGTTATCGATCCCATTTTCATCTATTACTTTGGATGGGGGGTTAGTGGAGCTGCCTGGGCCACTATAGTCTCATCCACCATCTCCTGCATCCTGATGTTTTACTGGTTACTCCTGGAGGGGAAAACCTATGTTTCATTTGCCAGAGAAGACTTCCAACCCAGCTTTAAAGTGATTAAAGATATTTTAATGGTGGGATTACCGGCCAGTGCCGAGTCATTTGTCATGTCTGTATTGGGGGTGGTTTTAAACCTTATGCTGGTGATTACCGGAGGGTCAGAAGCAGTTGCTGTTTACACTGCAGGATGGAGGGTGGTTATGATGGCCATGATCATACCCATAGGAATAGGAACTGCAGCCATAACTGTGGCGGGAGCAGCCTATGGTGCTCGTAAATATGTGAACCTATCTACCGCACTAACTTATTCAGCAAAGTTGGGGGTGGGAATCGCAGTAATTACCGGTTTATTATCCTACATCTTTGCCGGGAACATAGCCAGCATATTCACCTACTCCTCAGTTAGTGCCTTCATGGCCCCCTCCATAGCAGCCTTCCTGCAAGTGATGTGTTTATTCTATCTCACTGTTCCACTGGGAATCACTGCCAGCTCAGTTTTTCAGGCCATGGGTAAAGGAATAACCTCCCTTATACTAACTGTCATCCGGGAAGTGATTTTTATCTCTTTCTTCGCCTACCTATTTGCCTTCTCCTTGGGGTTCGGCCCTCAAGGAGTATGGTGGGGAATAGTGGTGGGGGGAGGTCTGGGATGTGCAGTGGCCTACATCTGGGCTACAATATACATCAACCGCCTTAAAAAGAATTATTAA
- a CDS encoding SRPBCC family protein: protein MISVNEEAPVLARAEIDIDADPGTVWDIMADIENWPQWNPDVKSTALRGELKPSTQFHWITSLGEITSVLQDVERPHLLTWMGKTMGINAIHIFKIEEKDGKTIAMVEESWDGLISSSMHDRMEEMLKESLISVLKCLKKESEKDYRP, encoded by the coding sequence ATGATTAGTGTCAATGAGGAAGCACCGGTTTTAGCCAGAGCCGAAATAGATATTGACGCAGATCCAGGTACTGTATGGGATATTATGGCTGATATTGAAAATTGGCCCCAGTGGAATCCTGATGTAAAGAGTACTGCCTTGAGAGGGGAATTGAAACCAAGTACGCAGTTTCACTGGATAACCAGTCTTGGGGAAATAACATCCGTGCTGCAAGATGTAGAGAGACCTCATTTGTTAACTTGGATGGGAAAGACCATGGGCATTAATGCCATTCACATCTTTAAAATAGAAGAAAAAGATGGAAAAACCATTGCAATGGTTGAAGAATCCTGGGATGGTTTGATAAGCAGTTCCATGCATGACCGGATGGAAGAAATGCTCAAAGAGTCCTTAATATCTGTCTTAAAATGTCTTAAAAAGGAATCTGAAAAGGATTACCGTCCTTGA